The Paenibacillus mucilaginosus 3016 genome includes the window TCGAGCCTTTTCTGCCCGAACGGCTGCCTTGTGTGCGGTTGCCCTGTGTGCGGCTGCCCTGCGTACGGTTTCCTTGGTTCTCTCCGCAATGGCAATCTCCCTGCACACTGGCCGCATTCGTCCCCTGCTCTTCATGACGCATCTCTCAAACTACCTCCTCTTAATAGAGATAATTCAAGATATGTAGAACGCTGCCAAGAGGTAAGGGACAACCGTCAATACCGCCAAAATCCGGCTTCTGCCCTTGTTCTTTCCTATCTACCGAACGATTGTCCCCCTGCTCATGATAGATGTGGAAATTGCAAGAAAACTAGATTCCAGACCATACCAAACCCTGCGTTATACATATACATATCTTACAAATCAACCCCATCGACACATGAAGGGAGGTGGTCGGTGCCCGTGCGGCAGGGTTCACCGGTTCAGCCCGATGCCAGTTGCCAGTGTCCAGTTGCCAGTCCAGCTTGTTTCTTCATTATCTGTTTTGCGAAGTACAACCTGATTATTCATTCATGAGAGGGGAATGTTCAAATGGCTTACAACAACCCGCTTAGCACACTGATCGGATCCGAGGTCCGCATTAACCGTGGAGGTCCCGACGCGATTACCGGCAAGCTGCTTGCCGCCAGGCACGGGTATCTCGTATTGAAAACGAAGGACGGGCTGGTTTATGTGAATGCAGCCCACATCAAAAGCATCAGCGATGCGCCCCGCGGCAACAGCAGCGGTAACCGCAGCGGCAGCCGCAGCGGTACGACACCTGCCTATGTCTCTGCCGGTTCCTTCCCAGCTGTGCTCCAGCAGCTCCGCCACCAGTTCGTGCAGATCAACCGCGGCGGTCCGGAGAAAATCGAAGGCGTCATCTCGGACGTTAGCCAGGATTTCCTGTTCCTTATCGTCAACAGAGAGATTGTCCGCATTCCTCTCTTTCATATTAAGAGCGTGACCCTCGGCTCCCGGAGCGGCAACCGCAGCGGTCAGAACAAAAACCAGGGGCAGAAACAAGGTCAAAATCAAGGCCAAAATCAAGGTCAAAACCAAGGTCAGAACCAAGCACAAGGTCAAAACCAGGCTCAAGGCGGGCAGCGCAATGCCAACAGCGGCGGCAACCGCAGCGGCAAAGGAAACTCCAGCAGCGGCGGCCAAAAGAAAGCGAACGCTAACGCCATCTCGCGCAGCAAATCCTTCAAAACGCCGGTATACAGCCTGAAACGTTCCGCACGCCGCTAAACGGAATGCCTCCCCTTCTTCCGTAAGGGACGGCCCCTTCGGTAATCCTTACCGCCATATGCCCCATGGAGATGCGCTGTGTTCCTTGACATCCATGGGGCTTTTTTTCTCTTCATGCCATCCGGAAGGAGGTGTACCCATTGTCAGCGATGCGCTCCTATCTGAACCGCCCCGTCGAATTGTGTATATCCGGCAAGAAAGAGCCGGTCCGCGGCATTCTGGTCGACATGGGCAGCGATATCCTCGTCGTGCATGACGGCAGACGCTTTCATTATGTCCCTGCTCTGCATCTGCAGGAGTTCTCCCTGGCGCAGGTCTCGGCAGGAGAGGATTCGAACCTGTCCTCGATCTCCTGGGAGGCTGCACCCGACCTTTCTTACCGCAAGGTTCTGATGAATGCGAAGGGCATTTTCAGCGAGATTTATATTACCGGCCAGCAGTCGATTCACGGCTACATCACCTCTCTCATGACCGACTTCTTTGCCTTTCAATCCCCGGTCTATCACACGATCCTGGTCTCGATGCGTCATCTCAAGACGCTTATTCCCTACGGGCCCAACGTGACGCCCTATTCCATGAATCCGGCCGCTTTTCCCGTCGCTCCGAACACCATGCCGCTGGCACGGACGATGGACCAGCAGCTCAAGAAGCTCGAAGGCGAATTCATCGTGCTGAATCTGGGCGAAAGGCAGAGCCATATTGGGCTGCTGAAGTCGGCGGACGCCCCCATTGTCGAACTCATCACCTCGGGCGGCGCGTCGGTATTCATGCATATGGACCATGTCAAGACCGTCCACAAGCCGTAAAGCCCCGACTCGCGAATGCCATATATGCCTCTGCACAAACAGGGCGGCCCTGAAGGGCCGCCCTGTTCTTCGTGATGCGTCGATGGATTAGTACTGTACGAGCGAGATGACGTCGATGCCGTCCAGGCGATCCCGGCCGTTCAACTCCTGAAGCTCGATCAGGAAAGCCGCTCCCACGACTTCGCCTCCAAGCTGTTTCACCAGGTTGATCGATGTCGCGATCGTTCCGCCGGTAGCCAGCAGATCGTCGGCGATCAGCACCTTCTGACCGGGCTTGATGGCGTCGTCGTGCATCGCCAGCTTGTCCTTGCCGTATTCGAGAGCATAATCCGCTTCGATCGTATTGCTCGGCAGCTTGCCGCTCTTGCGGATCGGCACGAAGCCGACGCCAAGGGCTACGGCCAGCGGAGCGCCGATGACGAAGCCTCTCGCTTCGGGACCTGCGATGAGGTCGATCTGCTGTCCTTCCAGACGCTTGGCCAGCTCACGGATCACTTCACTGTAGACTTTGCCGTCGGCAAGCAGGGTCGTAATGTCTTTGAACGAGATGCCCGGCTGCGGGAAGTCTTCGATCACGCGGATATATTCTTTGAAATTCATAGGATTCCCTCCATTAATGTGGTTGTGTTATGAGCCTCGGACACCAGGGTGCCCAGCAGCTCTCTTGCTGTGGTGTAAAGCAGTCGTTCTTCTAGTTCCTTGTGATTCATCCGGCTGCGGTAGAGCAGGGATGCCGTCAGATCCTTCTTCTCGACGGCCGGAAGGAGGCGGTAGGCCTCCCCCGACGCTTCCACGAACCCAAGCTCCGTGAAGACGTCCAGGATGAAGCGGACCACGGCGGGGTCCAGACGGGTCCTGGCGCCGATGCCCTGTACCGTGCTGCCGCCGGACCCGGCCCCGGCGAGTGCGCCGTAGACCGCCTTGAACTCCGCACGGTCCGGCAGCAGGGCGGCATCGTTTGCTTCCGCGCCGCCCCAAGCCGCGTAATACCGCTCCGCGGCACCGGCCTGCACGGCAACCGCATGGAGCTGTTCGAGCCGCTCCGGCAGGTGATACAGCACGATGTCCCGGGCCTCATGGAGCGGCAGGCTTCCGCTCAGGCCGCCGCGGGATGCAGATGCCCCTCCAGATCGCAGTACCAGAGAGCGCAGCCCCGGGCGGCTTCCTTCAGCTCCGGCGGGATCCAGGAGCGGAACACGACCACCGCCGCCGGAAGGTGGTCATGGCCCTGCGGACGAAGCTGGAGCCGCTCGCACAGCTCAGCCACCCTGCGCTCCGGCTTGGGCGTTCCCCGCCAGTCGAAGAGCTGGAGGTCCGTCACCTGCAGATCCTGCAGCAGAATCTGCGGACGGCGGACGCCGTTCCATTCGTTCACGGACAGCTCCCCGAGCAGATCGATCCGGGCGCTAGGTGTAATCCAATCGCTCAGCGCCCCCTTGTTGAAGGCCACGGCCTCCAGGGCGGCCGCTGTCTCCCCCGCCCCCTTCAATGAGAGCTTGAGGTGCTGCTGCTCCTTGCCCATCGTCCGCAGGTCGCTGAGCTTCAGCCCGCGGAACACGAACCTCGGTGACGGATTGCCCGTCCCGAACGGCCCCAGCTTCTCGAGATCGAGAATGCTCTCGAGGCTGATCTCGCTGAATTCGCACTCGGCGTCAGCCTGCAGCAGCGGCACGAAGTCCTGCGGTTGCAGCCACTCCTCCGCCAGGGTATCGAGCCTCCGTGCGAATTCGCCCAGGTTCTCCCGGCTCAAGGTCATGCCGGCGGCCATCTGGTGCCCGCCGTAATGATCCATGAGGTCGGCGCAGTGGGTCAGCGCCTTGTGCATGTCGAAGCCGGCGATCGACCGGGCGGAGCCTTTGGCCATCCCGCTCTCCTTGTCGATTCCGAGAATCACCGTCGGCCGGTAATACCGGTCCACGATCTTGGAGGCGACGATCCCGATGACCCCGACGTTCCAGTTCTCCTGGGCGAGCACGATCGCTTTGGGGAGTGAGCCGGACTTCTCCCGCTGGCGCTCAACCAAGGCGAACGCCTCCTTGGCCATCTCGTCCACGATTCGCTGCCGCTCCTTGTTCAGCAGGTCTAGCTCCTGAGCCAGCCGTTCGGCTTCCCGTTCGTCCTCCGTCGTCAGCAGCTTCACCGCCGTATCGGCGCTGAGCAGCCTCCCGCTTGCGTTGATCCGCGGGCCCAGCGCAAAGCCGATATGCGTCGAATTCACCTCGCGCACCGGTATGCCGGCCACGGCCAGGAGCGCCTTGATGCCGCAGTTCGACGTGGAGCGCATCTGCTCGATGCCCCGCTTTACGATGATCCGGTTCTCTTCCGTGAGCGGCATGAGGTCGGCGACCGTGCCGATCGCCGCATACGGCAGGAGCTCCTCCGGCCAGCGGCCGAGCAGCGCCTGCGCCAGCTTCAGCGCTACCCCCACACCGGCCAAGTGCTTGTACGGATAAGGACAGCCCGGCTTCTTCGGGTTGATGAGCGTGTACGCTTCCGGCAGCACCTCCGGCGGCTCGTGGTGGTCTGTGACAATCACATCCATGCCCAGAGAAGCCGCATGCGCGATCTCTTCCACGGCGCTGATCCCCGTATCCACGGTAATGATCAGTCCGACGCCCTGCCGGTGGGCTTCATCGATCGCCCCGTTGTTCAGACCGTACCCCTCGGTGACCCGGTGGGGGATATAATAATCGAACGTACACTCCAGCTGCCGGAGCAGGTAGACCATCAGCGTCGTGGAGCTGACTCCGTCGGCGTCGTAGTCCCCGTAGATCCGGATTCGCTCCCCGGTCTCCAGCGCCCGGCGGATCCGCCCGACCGCACGTTCCATTCCATCCAAAAGGAACGGATCGTGAATGTGATCCGCTCCCCCATCCAAAAATTCGGCAGCATGCCCGGTGTCTGTCATTCCCCGAACCACCAGAAGACGCGAAAGCAGCGGTGAGAGACCCAGCTGCTGCGAGAGGGCCTTCACCGCCGATTCTTCCGCTTCCCCGATGTTCCATCTTGCCTTGGCTTGTAGCATGCTTGCCTTTCCTCCTCTCCCGGCATGCCTTGGGCAGCCGGGCCATCCTAATACGGAATGATTCCGTTAATGCAGAAGTGTCGGCACGTCGTCGTGATCCCGGCTTGCTCCCTTGTACGGATAGCCCGGGTCATAGGGACTTACCTGTGTCAGCACTTCCGTAATATGACTGAACCGCTTCATCAGCGTCTGTTTGACAATTCTCGCAATCTCATGGCCCTCTTGAATGGTGATGCGCGGATTCACGCTGATCCGCACGTCCACGATCACGTAGTGGCCCAGCTCCCTGGCCTGCAGATCATCTACCGCAATGACACCCTTCACGCGCTGCACGGTTTCGATCAGATCGGCCGCATCTTCTCTGCCCAGCACCTTTTCAAGACTGCGGACAACGGACTCTATCACCGTCAAATAGCCCATCCGCAGAATCAGTACGGCTATCACGATTCCTGCCGCGGGATCGAGATAATACAACAAATTATTTCCCAGGTAATCCCCCAGGATGGCTCCGCCGATCCCTACCAGGGCCGCCATTGCGGCGTAGAGACCGGACCGGTGAACACCGGCCCCGCCGTAGAGCTGCTCTCCTGGAGCGGTCCCCGTTCCCGGACGCAGCCTGAACTGATAGATGGCTTCCCCTGCAATCACGGTTACAACAAGAACGATAAGTGCATAACGCTCCGGTGCCTCCACGGTACCGGATAGGATCGTCTTCAGAGACGTGATCCCCGTCTCGATCCCCATGACAAGCAGAAGCACGGAGAGCACGATCGACGAAACCGCCCGGAGCCTGCCGCTGTCCGGGTCCTCTGCGGCCCGCAGGCCGATCAGCGAGGCAAGTGAGCCAAGCGATCCGGCGGCCGAATGAAGCCCTTCGGCAATCAATGCTTTACTGCCTGCCGCCATCCCGGCCGCAGCCTTCAACACCGCGAGTGCGAGTCCGCCGGCGAGCGCCAGGCGTTCTGCGGCCTCGGTCTGCTTGTCACGTCCATCCGTCATGGGGCCCCTCCTCCGTGAGATTCAGGTTCGAACTCTTTATTTCGTTCGGCTCTCGGCCCATTGATAAAGGCCGCCGAAACTGCCGTTTCGCGCGGCCGGTACCTTACGGCGGCCGAGGCCCGGACCGATCTCCCGGATCAGTCGTTCTGCACTGCGGCCTTCTTCTTGGCTCCCAGAGCCTTATTTCTCATATCATACCAAAGCGGTCCGGCGATGCACACAGAAGAGTATGCCCCGCTAGTCAGACCAATGATCTTTGCGAGAGCAAAGAGCTTAATGGCCGGGCTGCCCAACACGAGCAGACAAACGGCGGCAATCAGCACGGTAAGTACGGTGTTGATGTTTCTTTTCATGGTCTGCCAGATACTGTCGTCCAGAAGCTTGCTTACATCTTCCGAAGTCTTCAGCTTCGCAAAACGCAGATTTTCACGGACACGGTCGAAAATGACAATCTTATCGTTAATGGAATAACCGATGGTGGTAAGCACCGCAGCCATGAACGGCAAGTTAACTTCGAGCTGGAAGATCGCGAACACGCTCACAACCAGAAAAGCATCATGAAGAATGGCAATGATGGATGCAATGGCGAACCGCCATTCAAAACGGATGGTTACGTACAAACATATTGCCAGCGAAGCTACGCCGATGGCAATCAACGCTTTGTTCCGGAGCTCCAGGGCCATATCCGGCGTGACGGTATTTACCTCCTGCGAAACCGCCGTCCCATATGCGGCCGCAAAGCTGTCTTTGACCTTTTTGATCGTGTCATCGGGAACAATATCACTGAACCGTACGGACAGCCTGTTGTTATTTTCGCCGCCCAGCGTGACCGTGCTGGGTTCCGCACCCGCAGAGCGGATCAGCTCCTCTGCCTGCGCCTTATCCATAGGCTTGTCCGCCGAGATGTCCATCGACGTTCCCGCCCGGAAATCCACGCCATAGTTAAGCCCGCTTACCATGAGCATCACGGCCCCGAGCAGGGTAATAAAGAGTGAAGCCATGTAGAAATACTTACGCTGCTTGACAAA containing:
- a CDS encoding DUF6897 domain-containing protein; this translates as MAYNNPLSTLIGSEVRINRGGPDAITGKLLAARHGYLVLKTKDGLVYVNAAHIKSISDAPRGNSSGNRSGSRSGTTPAYVSAGSFPAVLQQLRHQFVQINRGGPEKIEGVISDVSQDFLFLIVNREIVRIPLFHIKSVTLGSRSGNRSGQNKNQGQKQGQNQGQNQGQNQGQNQAQGQNQAQGGQRNANSGGNRSGKGNSSSGGQKKANANAISRSKSFKTPVYSLKRSARR
- a CDS encoding adenine phosphoribosyltransferase translates to MNFKEYIRVIEDFPQPGISFKDITTLLADGKVYSEVIRELAKRLEGQQIDLIAGPEARGFVIGAPLAVALGVGFVPIRKSGKLPSNTIEADYALEYGKDKLAMHDDAIKPGQKVLIADDLLATGGTIATSINLVKQLGGEVVGAAFLIELQELNGRDRLDGIDVISLVQY
- a CDS encoding single-stranded-DNA-specific exonuclease C-terminal domain-containing protein; this translates as MLYHLPERLEQLHAVAVQAGAAERYYAAWGGAEANDAALLPDRAEFKAVYGALAGAGSGGSTVQGIGARTRLDPAVVRFILDVFTELGFVEASGEAYRLLPAVEKKDLTASLLYRSRMNHKELEERLLYTTARELLGTLVSEAHNTTTLMEGIL
- the recJ gene encoding single-stranded-DNA-specific exonuclease RecJ; translation: MLQAKARWNIGEAEESAVKALSQQLGLSPLLSRLLVVRGMTDTGHAAEFLDGGADHIHDPFLLDGMERAVGRIRRALETGERIRIYGDYDADGVSSTTLMVYLLRQLECTFDYYIPHRVTEGYGLNNGAIDEAHRQGVGLIITVDTGISAVEEIAHAASLGMDVIVTDHHEPPEVLPEAYTLINPKKPGCPYPYKHLAGVGVALKLAQALLGRWPEELLPYAAIGTVADLMPLTEENRIIVKRGIEQMRSTSNCGIKALLAVAGIPVREVNSTHIGFALGPRINASGRLLSADTAVKLLTTEDEREAERLAQELDLLNKERQRIVDEMAKEAFALVERQREKSGSLPKAIVLAQENWNVGVIGIVASKIVDRYYRPTVILGIDKESGMAKGSARSIAGFDMHKALTHCADLMDHYGGHQMAAGMTLSRENLGEFARRLDTLAEEWLQPQDFVPLLQADAECEFSEISLESILDLEKLGPFGTGNPSPRFVFRGLKLSDLRTMGKEQQHLKLSLKGAGETAAALEAVAFNKGALSDWITPSARIDLLGELSVNEWNGVRRPQILLQDLQVTDLQLFDWRGTPKPERRVAELCERLQLRPQGHDHLPAAVVVFRSWIPPELKEAARGCALWYCDLEGHLHPAAA
- a CDS encoding cation diffusion facilitator family transporter, with the translated sequence MTDGRDKQTEAAERLALAGGLALAVLKAAAGMAAGSKALIAEGLHSAAGSLGSLASLIGLRAAEDPDSGRLRAVSSIVLSVLLLVMGIETGITSLKTILSGTVEAPERYALIVLVVTVIAGEAIYQFRLRPGTGTAPGEQLYGGAGVHRSGLYAAMAALVGIGGAILGDYLGNNLLYYLDPAAGIVIAVLILRMGYLTVIESVVRSLEKVLGREDAADLIETVQRVKGVIAVDDLQARELGHYVIVDVRISVNPRITIQEGHEIARIVKQTLMKRFSHITEVLTQVSPYDPGYPYKGASRDHDDVPTLLH
- the secF gene encoding protein translocase subunit SecF: MDYKVYFSFVKQRKYFYMASLFITLLGAVMLMVSGLNYGVDFRAGTSMDISADKPMDKAQAEELIRSAGAEPSTVTLGGENNNRLSVRFSDIVPDDTIKKVKDSFAAAYGTAVSQEVNTVTPDMALELRNKALIAIGVASLAICLYVTIRFEWRFAIASIIAILHDAFLVVSVFAIFQLEVNLPFMAAVLTTIGYSINDKIVIFDRVRENLRFAKLKTSEDVSKLLDDSIWQTMKRNINTVLTVLIAAVCLLVLGSPAIKLFALAKIIGLTSGAYSSVCIAGPLWYDMRNKALGAKKKAAVQND